The following is a genomic window from Crossiella equi.
GGACCGCTACCAGGCCCACGACCTGCTGCGCCTGTACGCCGCCGAGCGGGCCGCGGCCGAGGAGAACGCGCAGGAGCTGGACCGGGCGCGCCGGGCGCTGCTGGCCTACTACCTGCACACCGCGCGTGCCGCCTCGCGCGTGCTGTACCCGGAGATCGTGCGGCTGCCGCTGCCGGAGCCGGAGCCCGACCTGGCGATGGGCGGTCCGGAGGCACGGGCCTGGCTGGCGGCCGAGCACACCAACATCGTCGCGGCGGCCACCATGAGCGTGGGCCCGCTCGCGCACTTCTCCTGGTACCTGGCCGACGCGCTGCGCGGCTACCTGCACCACTCCGGCCAGGTGGTGGACTGGCTGCGCGTGGTGCAGACCGGCATGGCGGCGGCGCGGGCCGAGCACGACGAGCCGGGCGAGGCCGCGATGCGCCTGAGCCTGGGCACGCTGCACTGGACGCTGGGCGACAACCCGGCCGCGGCCGAGCAGTACGAGCGGGCGCTGCGCCTGCAACGGCACATCGGCGACACCGACGGCGAGTTCGCCACGCTCAACAACCTCGGCGTGGTGTGCCTGAAGCTGGGGCGGCTCACCGAGTCCACCGCGCACCTGCGGCGGGCGCTGGCCATCGTCGGCTCCTCCGGCGGTCCGGACGAGGGCATGGTGCGGGCCAACCTCGGCCACCTGTGCGTGCACCTGGGCGAGCTGGCCGAGGCCGAGCAGCACTTCCACCGGGTGGTGGCCCTGGGCACCGGCGAGGGCGGGGTGCTGGCGCGGGCCTACGGCCTGTACGGGCTGGGCCGCACGCACCTGGCACGCCGGGAGCACGAGCAGGCCGAGGCGGTGCTGACCGACGTGCTGGCCTCCTTCCGCGAGCTGGGCCACCGCCGCATGCTGGCCGAGGTCCTGGACGGCCTGGCCCTGGCCCGTCTGGGCGTGGGCGAGCCGGACTCGGCGGCGGCCGCGGCGAGCGAGGGCGTGCGGCTGTCCCAGGGCATGGCGCACCGGGTGGCCGAGGCGGACGCGTTGAACACCCTGGCCCGCTGCTCGGGTGCGGAGGCGGCGAGCCTGTTCACCCGGGCGCACGCGGTGTCCTCGGAGACCGGCTACCTGTGGGGCCGCGTGCAGGCGCTGCTGGGCCTGGCGGCGGTGCACCGGCAGCTGGGCCGCGCCGAGCTGGCCCTGGCCGAGGCCACGCACGCGGTCGAGCTGCTCCGGGGAACCGGAGTCCCGACGGTGCTCACGCCGACGGCCCTGATCATGAAGGGCGCCCTGCACCTGGACCTGGGCAACGCCACGGCCGCGCACGACGCGGCCAAGGAGGCCGTCCGTATGGCCACTGAGCAGCACCAACACCTCATCCAAGACGAAGCGCTGGCCCTGCTGGCGGCCACCCTGACGGAGCAGCCGACAGTCCTGCCCAACTGAACCCCTGCACCTCGCCCTCCAATCCTCTAGACTTCCGTAATTACGGAGACCCAGAGGAGGGGGAACTCATGCTGTCCCGACGCCGCCTGCTGACCGCGGGCGCCACGGCCGCCGCCGCGTCCTTGCTGCTGCCCGCCCTACCGGCGCTGGCCGCCCCGAAGGCGGACTTCACCACCCGCGAGGGCTGGCTGGCCTGGCTGGCCGCGAACCGCCACCGCGTGGGCCTGTACGCGAACACCGGCCGCACCTGCCTGGCCCACCGCGCGGACGCCCCGCAGCCCCTGGCCTCGGCGGTCAAGGTCGTGCACCTGGCTGCCTACGCGGAGTCGGGCCTGAACCCGGCCACGAAGGTCACGGTCGCCGACTGGGAACGCTTCCTGCTGCCCTTCACCGACGGCGGCGCCCACCCGGCGGCACTGCGCCACCTGGGCCTTGCGGCGGACCCGGTCACGGGCCTGGCGGTGGACCAGGCGGCCGAGGTCACGCTGGACCAGCTGGCAGGCGTGATGATCTACCTGAGCGACAACGCGGCCACCGACTTCCTCCGCGACCGCCTGGGCGAACCGGCCCTGCGCCGCGCGGCCCTCCGGGGCGGCTGGCCCGCGGTGGACACCCGGAGCAAGCTGGGCGACTTCCTTTACCTGCTGCTCCCCGGCGAGCACCGCCCTGGCGTGCCGAGGATCCCGATGGGCGAGCTGCTGGCGCGGCGCTACCTGCGGGAGGAGGCCTTCCGCGACCGGGCCCGCCTGCTGGCACGCGACCCGGCGAACCTGCCCCCGGTCGATGCCCAGCTGGCCTGGGCCCGGGGCGACGTCCGCGCCTCGGCGAGCACCCTGGCCAGCTTCCACCGGGCGATCGCCACCCTCCGTTTCCCTGCGGCGGCCCGCCACCACCTGGAGCTCCCGAGCTCCACCACCCTGCCCCGGGCGTGACGGGCATGGGTCTGAAGGGCGGCAACCTCCCGGGCACCCTCACCATGGGCCTCTCGATCCGCTGGCCGAACGGCCGCACGGGCACCGCGGCCCTCCTCCTGGCCGACATCCCGCTGGCGGACTACGCGGAGTTCCTGACCAACCCGAAATCCCTCTTCGTCGAGATCATCCGCGACCTCCTCCTGGACGAGGCCTGGCACACCAGGGTCGCCGCGACGCTGCGCTGACCGCCAGGCATGCTGACCAGATGACCGACGAGTCCCTGGAATCCCGCGTCAAGGACCTGGAAACCCGGGTCCGCGCCCTGGAGGCGGTGGCCGAACAGGTCACCGCCGACCTGGGCGGAACCCTCCACTACCAGGGCACCCTCACCACCCCGGCCGACCTCACCTGGTCGATGACCCTCCCGGTCACCCGGGTGTTGGCTCTCCCGGACCACCCCCACATCGAGGTCCTCTCCGCCCTGGGCCACCCGGTCCGCGCCTCCCTGGTCCGAGTCCTGGCCAAAGACGGCCCCCAGTCAGCGGCCGATCTCCAGACGGCGGCCGAGATCGGCTCGACCGGCCAGCTCTACCACCACCTGAAACCCCTCACCACCACCGGCCTGGTGGAACAGGACGGCCGGGGCCGCTACCGCCTCCGCCCCCAGGCCACCATCCCGGCCCTGCTCCTGCTCGCGGCGGCGGCCGACATCGCGGGCCAGTTCAAGTCCTAGCTGTACTGACTCGTGACGTTGTTGAGACTCACCCGGCCAGGACGCTGATCGGTGGGTGGCCTGCCAGGGCTGAGTGGGCGCGTTGGGTGTTGTAGCGATCCACCCAGCCCGGCAGTGCCGCCACCCGCTCGTCGTTGGAGGTCCAGGCCCTCGCGTAGGCGAACTCGGTCTGCAACGTCCGGTTGAACCGCTCGGCCTTGCCGTTGGTCCAGGGACACCCCGGTTTGATGAAGCGCCGCCGGATCCCCAGGGCGGTGCAGACCGCCTGCCAGTCCCGGTCCACTCGGTAGGCCTTGGCGTTGTCGGTCAGCACCCGCAACACGGTCACCCCGTGTTCCCGGAACCAGCAAGCGGCCCTGTGCAGGAAACCCGCGCAGGTCAGACCCTTCTCATCCGGCAACGCCTCGACATAGGCCAGGCGGGAACGGTCATCGACAGCCACGTGCAGGTAGTCCCAGCCATTGCCCCGGCCACGGACGGCCTCGCTGCGACCGTGCACGCGCCAGCCACCACCATCAGGGATCCGGCCGAGCTTCTTGACATCGACATGCAGCAGGTCACCGGGGTGCGGGCGCTGGTAGCGGATCCCGGTGTGGCGGCGGCGCACCGGCAGCCCGGTGACGGCGTCCAGGTGGGCGAGTGCGGGCACGTGGTGTCGGCGCAGGATCCGGCCGACGGTGGCCGCGGCCAGCCCGAGCAGTCCGGCCAGGTGCACCGCGCCCCGGCGGTGCTCGGTCCGGGCGGCCAGAACCGCCGTCTCGAGCTCGGCGGGGGTGCGGGTGGGGCTGGTGTGGGGGCGGGAGGAGCGGTCGGCCAGGCCCGCTTCACCCTCGGTGCGGTAGCGGTGGATCCATTTGTGCACGGTGGTGCGGGAGATGCCGAGTTGTTCGGCGATGCGGGCCGGTGGCCACCCGGCCTGGTAGCGGGTGTTGATGAGCTGGCGTGCGTGGATGGTGGTGCGGGCGTTACGGTGCATGTGAGGACCTTCTGGTGCGCGGTGGTTGCGTAGAGAACATCCACTTCGCCTGAAGGTCCTCCCTGCTTTCAAGGCGACACGCCCGCAACAACGTCATGAGTTACTACACCTAGCGCCCCGGCCCCTGCCGCAAGCCAACCCCGTACACGGGTTCCGGGGGCGCGGCGACCGACGCCACCCCGCCCCCGCACACCGTCAGCCGCCGAAGTGCGGCATGACCTCCGCCGCGACCAGCTCGACCTGGTCCAGGTCGGCCAGGTCCAGCACCTGCAGGTAGACCCGGCTGATGCCGGTCTCCTCCCGCCAGCGCCCGAGCTTGTCGGCCACCTCGGCCGGGGTGCCCGCCAGCCCGTTCTCCCGGAGCTCGTCGACCTCGCGGCCGATCACCCCGGCCCGCCGGGCGATCTCGGCCTCGTCCCGGCCGACGCACACGACCAGCGCGGCGGAGCGGGTGATCTCCTTGTGGTCCCGGCCGATCTCCGCGCAGGCCGCCTCGACCCGCTCGAACTGCCGCACCGCGACCTCCGGCGGGCTGAACGGCAGGTTGAACTCGGCCGCGTACCGGGCCGCCAGCATCGGCGTGCGCTTGGCGCCCCGGCCACCGATCAGCACCGGCGGGGTGGGCTGCTGCACCGGCTTCGGCAGCGCGGGCGAGTCGGTCAGCCGGTAGTGCTCGCCCTGGTAGGAGAAGGCCTCCCCCTCGGGCGTGCGCCACAGGCCGGTGATCACCGCGAGCTGCTCGGCGTAGCGGTCGAAGCGCTCGGCCACCTCCGGAAACGGCAGCCCGTAGGCCTGGTGCTCCCGCTCGAACCACCCGGCCCCGAGCCCGAACTCCACCCGGCCACCGGACATGGCGTCCACCTGCGCGACCGCGATGGCCAGCGGCCCCGGGTGCCGGAACGTGGCCGCGGTCATCAGGGTGCCCAGCCGCACCCGCGAGGTCTCCCTGGCCAGCCCGGCCAGCGTCACCCAGGCGTCGGTCGGGCCCGGCAGCCCGTCCACCTCGCCCATCTTGAGGTAGTGGTCGGACCGGAAGAACGCGTCGTAACCCGCGTCCTCGGCGCACCGGGCGACGCGCAGCAGATCGTCATAAGTGGCCCCCTGCTGGGGCTCGGTGAAGACCCTGAAATCCACGGGCACACGCTAACCCGCACCCCGGGCAATCGCTTACCGGCGCGGGCGCCGCCGCGCGGCCGGGGTCAGCGCCTGCGCCGCCGCGAGCTCGAGGTCGTCTCCACCCGGATCGGCTCCGAGGTGCCGACCTTGTGCAGCAGCCGCAGCCCGCTCATCATCCGCTCGATGCACTCACCGACCTCCACGGCCGCACGCTTCGGGTCGGCGGCGTTGGCGATGAAGGTGGCGCTGCCGGTCAGCGCGCCGAACATCAACCGCGCCATGGGCTCGACCGGCGCGTTCTCGATCTCGCCCGCGTCGACCAGTGCCGTCACGGCGGCCCGCACCAGCCCGTAGCTGAACCGCTCCTCGGCCTCGCGCCACCGTTCCCAGCCCATGGCTACCGGCGCCTCGTGCAACACGATCCGCTGGTAGGAGGGCTCGAGGCACACCCGCAGGTAGGCCCGCAGCGCCTCCAGCGAGCTGTCCCAGGGGTTGCCGGGCCGCGCGACGATCTTCCCCAGCCGCGCCAGCATGTCGGTCTCCACCGCCTCGAAGGCGGCCTCGAACAACGCCTGCTTGCCCCCGAAGTGGTGGTAGAGCGCCCCCTTGGTGACCCGCGCCTTCGCCGCGATCTCATCCAGCGAGGTACCCGCGTACCCCTTCCTGGTGAACAGCTCCACGGCGCTGTCGACCAGAGCCTGCCTGGTGGTTTCTGAATATTCCATTCGCCGCGGCCGCGCTGTCGCCATACTCACAACACTATTACATACCGAGAGTACGTACCCGTGGTATGTTCGCCATGTCGGATTCATACCGTCGGTACGCCGGAAACTCCGGGTACGCACGGTCCACGACAAGGAGGGGCGCCATGAGCTGGAACGACTTCTACCGACGGCGGGACGTCATCGACGCCGTGCTGCGCCAGGCGGAACGCGAAGCCGAGCCGAGGGTGCCGTTCGAGGAGATCCCGTTCGCCACCTCCGTCTTCGCCGACCGCGCCGAACTCCTGGCCGCCCTGCACTACCGCTGGATGCTGCACCTGACCAGCCACCTGGAACTGGCCCTGCACGACTCCACCGACCGCGTGGAAGCGGCCACCTCCGCCTGGCAGCGCCTGGCCGACGAACAGCCCGCCCTCCGCAAGCTCCTGGACGCGGGCGCGGACACGATCCCGGCGGCCCTGGCCAACGAACACCGCACCCTGGCCCTGTTCACGGGCCTGGCAGACGTCCGCGAGGATCCGACCGAGGTCGAACGAGTGGGCGCGGCCTTCCTGGCCCTGGCCCGCGACGGCGTCCGCCAAACCCGCTGCACCTCAGCCCGCGGCCTCTTCCGCCGCCTGGCCACGAGCGCCTGACCAGCAAGAACAAGCAGACAAGGCGGAAACCCCATCCGCCCCAGCAGTACCCATCGGCGCCGGCCACCCACCCCGGCGCCGATTTCCTTTCCCGCCCCGGCCCCGATTCACGTGGAACCAACCCATGTGCTAGGCCACAATCCCCCGCCAGCCGCCAGCCGCCAGCCGCCAGCCGCCAGCCGCCAGCCGCCAGCCGCCAGCCGCCAGCCGCCAGCCGCCAGCCGCCAGCCGCCAGCCGCCAGCCGCCAGCCGCCAGCCGCCAGCCCTGACTTCGTCAATCACCCAGCTCGGTGGGATTGGCTCGATCGCCCGGCCTGCCGCCGCCCCTCGCCCGGGATCAACCGATGTGGCTTGGGTTGGCCCACGGGTGGAACTCCCGGGTGGGTGCGACGTTGGTCTGGGTGGCGAGGAGACTTGCCACGGCGGCGGGTGAGGACAGGAGTAACAGGCATGCGGGACTGGACGGCGGAGGACATGCCCGACCAGAGCGGGCGCACGTTCGTGATCACGGGCGCCAGTTCGGGACTGGGTTTGTACAGCGCCTACGCCCTCGCCGCGAAGGGCGCGACGCTGCTGCTCGCCTGCCGGTCGCCCGAGCGCGGTGCCCGCGCCGTCGACCAGGTTCGTACCACCGCCCCTCGGGCTCGGGTCGAGCTCGTGCGGCTCGACCTGTCGGACCTGGCGTCGGTGCGCGCCGCGGCCGCGGACATCCGCGAGCGCACCGACGACCAGCTGCACGTGCTCATGAACAACGCGGGCGTGATGGGCCCGCCGCTCGGCCGCACCGCCGACGGTTTCGAGACCCAGATGGGCACCAACCACCTGGGCCACGCCGCGCTGACGTGGCTGCTGATGCCCGCGTTGCGGCAGACCGCGGGCGCCAGGGTCGTGACCGTCTCCAGCCTCGCGCACCGCCGCACCACGCTGCGCCTGGACGACCTCAACTACGAACGCCGCCGGTACAACGCCTTCGGCGCGTACAGCGAGTCGAAGCTGGCCAACCTCATGTTCGCCCAGGAACTGGACCGGAGACTGTCCGCGGCGTCCCTGGACGTGCTCAGCCTGGCCGCGCACCCTGGCCTGACCGACACCGAGCTCGGGCCCAGTGGCGGGCGCGCCCGCCGGAACAAGGTGCTGGAGGTCGGCATCACCCTGTTCAACAAGGCCTTCACCATGCGCACCGAACGAGGCGTGCTGCCCCAGCTCTACGCCGCGACCGCGCCCGGGGTGCGAGGTGGCCAGTACTACGGTCCGGCCAGCATGGGCGAGACCCGGGGCGGGCCCGCCCTGGCCGCCTGCTCGCCGCAGTCCCAGGACACCTCGGTGGCCGCCGAGCTGTACGCGCTGTCCGGCGAGCTCACCGGTATCCATCCTGACCCATCGTGAGGGCCGGAGACGCCGAAAAGGTAGGTCAGTCTGACCTACCTTCCTGGCGTCCGCCCCCCGGAACGTGTGCCAATCTGAACGTGTGATCGGCCACCCTCCGGCCGGCAGGCGGATGGCCCGGTCACACGGACAGCTCCGGAGCCGTTCCGTTCCACACGCCATCTACCAGCTCTGATGGCGCTCCGACCGCTGGCCGTCGCACACCGCGCACCCGGTGGGCGACGGCTGGTGACCACAACCACCCGTCCATCCGCATTCGGTTTACTCAACAGCTGAACCACTGGCTCGGAAACACCCCGGGCGGCGACGTAGGCTGAGGGGTATGACCGTGGTGCCCGAGGGCCGCAAGCTTCTGCGGCTGGAGGTTCGTAACAGCCAGACTCCCATCGAGAAGAAGCCCTCGTGGATCAAGACCCGGGCGAAGATGGGACCCGAGTACCGCGAGCTGAAGGGCCTCGTCAAACGCGAGGGCCTGCACACGGTCTGCGAGGAAGCGGGCTGTCCCAACATCTACGAGTGCTGGGAAGACCGCGAGGCCACGTTCCTCATCGGCGGTGACCAGTGCACCCGCCGCTGCGACTTCTGCCAGATCGACACGGGCAAGCCCGCCGACTTCGACGCCGAGGAGCCGCGCCGGGTCGCCGAGTCGGTCCAGGCGATGGGCCTGCGCTACTCCACCGTCACCGGCGTCGCGCGCGATGACCTGCCCGACGGCGGGGCGTGGCTGTACGCCGAGACCGTGCGCCAGATCCACGCGATGAACCCGGGCACCGGTGTCGAGCTGCTCATCCCCGACTTCAACGCCGACCCGGAGCAGCTGGCCGAGGTCTTCGGCTCGCGCCCGGAGGTGCTCGCGCACAACCTGGAGACGGTGCCGCGGATCTTCAAGCGGATCCGGCCCGCCTTCCGGTACGAGCGCTCGCTGCAGGTGATCACCGAGGCGCGTGAGTTCGGCCTGGTCACCAAGAGCAACCTGATCCTGGGCATGGGCGAGACCCCGGAAGAGGTCACCGAGGCGCTGCAGGACCTGCACGACGCGGGCTGCGACATCATCACGATCACCCAGTACCTGCGGCCGAGCCTGCGCCACCACCCGGTGGAGCGCTGGGTCAAGCCGGAGGAGTTCGTGGCGCACAAGGAGACCGCCGAGAAGATCGGCTTCGCCGGTGTCATGGCCGGTCCGCTGGTGCGCTCCTCCTACCGCGCGGGTCGTCTGTACGCGCAGGCCAAGCAGTTCCGCGGTGAGCAGGTGCCCGCGCACCTCAACCACCTCGCCGAGGCCGGGCCGGGCGCGCAGGAGATCACCGCGCTGCTGTCCCGCTGAGCGATGGGGGTTCACCCGCCCGAATAGGTGAGCCGGGGCCAGGTCCGTATCCTGTGGTCATGGCCCCGAAGCCCCCCAAGCAGGACAAGGCGGCTGCCAAGGAAGCAGCGCGCGAACGACGTGCCGCGTCCAAGGCACGCCGCAAGCAGATCTTCGAAGCGTTCAAGATGCAGCGCCGCGAGGACAAGTGGCTGATCCCACTGATGGTCCTGGCGGTGCTGGGTGGCACGGGCGTGGTCTTCGGCATCGGCTGGCTCGTCGGCTACCCGTGGGTGCTGCTGCCGCTGGGCATCGCGGTCGGCGCCCTGCTCGCGGTGAGCATCTTCGGCCGCCGGGTGCAGCGCAACGTCTACTCCAAGGCCGACGGCCAGCCCGGTGCGGCGGCGTGGGCGCTGGACAACCTGCGCGGCAAGTGGCGCGTCACCCAGGCGGTCGCGGGCACCACGCACCTGGACGCCGTGCACCGCGTGCTCGGCAGGCCGGGCGTGGTGCTGGTGGCAGAGGGTGCGCCGCACCGCGTGAAGCCCCTGCTGGCGCAGGAGAAGAAGCGCATCGGCCGCCTCATCGGCGACACCCCGATCTACGACATCATCATCGGCAACGACGAGGACGCCAAGCAGGTGCCGCTGCGGCGCCTGCAGACGCACCTGTCGAAGCTGCCGCGCAACATCACCGTGGCGCAGATGGACGTCATCGAGAAGCGCCTCAGCGCGCTGGCCAGCCGTGGCGCCGCGCTGCCCAAGGGCCCCATGCCGCAGGGCGCCAAGATGCGCAACGTGCAGCGCACCATCCGCCGCCGCTGACCGCGACCTGCCCCGGGGCCGTACGACCCAGGAACGCCAACTGCCCGCCCGGAGAGCTCTCCGGGCGGGCAGTGTCATGTTCCGGGCATGCCGTGCCCGGAGCCGCCAGCGCACGTGTGGTGCCGACGTCGGGCCGGGAGCCGGGAGCCGGGAGCCGGGAGCCGGGAGCCGGGAGCCGGGAGCCGGGAGCCGGGAGCCGGGAGCCGGGAGCCGGGAGCCGGGACGGAGGCTAGCCGCTGCTCAGCGGACCCGGAGCACCACGGTGCGGGCGGCGTGGTCGTGCAGGCCCCGGCCGTCCACGTCGGCCACCAGCGGCGGGATGACCAGGCACAACAGCAGGGTGCGAATGACCGAGTGGCCGAAGCCGATCTTGTCCCCGGCCAGGTAGGTGGGGCGGATGCCCGCCGCCATGTGGCCCGGCGTGCGGCCGAAGACCGCCAGCGTGACCACGGTCAGCAGGGCGAAGAGCGCCATGGCCGACAGGGGTGGGTTGGTGGTGAGGAAGTTGGCGACCGCGGCGCAGGGCACCCAGTCGATCAAGAGGGCGATAAGCTTGCGCCCGAAACCGGACACCGAGCCCACACCGGACTCGGGGAGGCCCAGTCGCTCCCCTCGGTAGCCGGGCTGCTCGGTCCCGTCATCCTGACGCGCCGAGCCTGGTCCTGACAGCCACGAACCGGTCCACCTGCTCACGGTGTCAAGAGTAGGACGGGCGGGTGTGGTTGCCCCGACCAGGTGGCTGCGTTCCCCGAACCGGGTCGTCGTTAACACCGGTGAAACACTCAAGTGATGACCGAGCAACACCATGGTCATACCGTCTGCTCTCAACAGGGGCGGCTTTAGCGCCGTGCTTCCTGGCGGCGTGTACTCGCGCCGGCCCTGCCGGCACAACGACGAAGGAGCCAACGAGGGTGTTCAAAAATCCCGACGAGGTGCTGAAGTTCATTGCCGACAACGGCGTGAAGTTCGTTGACGTGCGGTTCTGCGACCTCCCCGGCATCATGCAGCACTTCACGATCCCGGCGGCGGCCTTCGAACTCGAGACGTTCCAGGAGGGCCTGGCGTTCGACGGGTCCTCGGTGCGCGGGTTCCAGTCGATCCACGAGTCCGACATGCTGCTGCTGCCCGACGTGGCCACCGCGCGCATCGACCCGTTCCGGATCGAGAAGACCCTCATCATCAACTTCTTCGTGCACGACCCGCTGACGCTGGAGCCTTACAGCCGCGACCCGCGCAACATCGCGCGCAAGGCCGAGCAGTACATCACCGAGTCCGGCATCGCGGACACCTGCTTCTTCGGCCCCGAGGCCGAGTTCTACCTCTTCGACTCGGTGCGCTTCGACAGCGCCGAGCACGCCTCCTTCCACGAGATCGACTCCGTCGCGGGCTGGTGGAACACCGGCACCGACGAGGAGGGCGGCAACAAGGGCTACAAGGTCAAGTTCAAGGGCGGCTACTTCCCGGTCTCCCCGACCGACCACTTCGCCGACCTGCGCGACAAGATCACGCTGAACCTGATCGACTCCGGCTTCACCGTCGAGCGCGCCCACCACGAGGTCGGCACCGGCGGTCAGACCGAGATCAACTACAAGTTCAACACGCTGCTGCACGCCGCGGACGACCTGCAGCTGTTCAA
Proteins encoded in this region:
- a CDS encoding RDD family protein, with amino-acid sequence MIDWVPCAAVANFLTTNPPLSAMALFALLTVVTLAVFGRTPGHMAAGIRPTYLAGDKIGFGHSVIRTLLLCLVIPPLVADVDGRGLHDHAARTVVLRVR
- a CDS encoding ArsR/SmtB family transcription factor; translation: MTDESLESRVKDLETRVRALEAVAEQVTADLGGTLHYQGTLTTPADLTWSMTLPVTRVLALPDHPHIEVLSALGHPVRASLVRVLAKDGPQSAADLQTAAEIGSTGQLYHHLKPLTTTGLVEQDGRGRYRLRPQATIPALLLLAAAADIAGQFKS
- the lipA gene encoding lipoyl synthase, with amino-acid sequence MTVVPEGRKLLRLEVRNSQTPIEKKPSWIKTRAKMGPEYRELKGLVKREGLHTVCEEAGCPNIYECWEDREATFLIGGDQCTRRCDFCQIDTGKPADFDAEEPRRVAESVQAMGLRYSTVTGVARDDLPDGGAWLYAETVRQIHAMNPGTGVELLIPDFNADPEQLAEVFGSRPEVLAHNLETVPRIFKRIRPAFRYERSLQVITEAREFGLVTKSNLILGMGETPEEVTEALQDLHDAGCDIITITQYLRPSLRHHPVERWVKPEEFVAHKETAEKIGFAGVMAGPLVRSSYRAGRLYAQAKQFRGEQVPAHLNHLAEAGPGAQEITALLSR
- a CDS encoding LLM class F420-dependent oxidoreductase — its product is MDFRVFTEPQQGATYDDLLRVARCAEDAGYDAFFRSDHYLKMGEVDGLPGPTDAWVTLAGLARETSRVRLGTLMTAATFRHPGPLAIAVAQVDAMSGGRVEFGLGAGWFEREHQAYGLPFPEVAERFDRYAEQLAVITGLWRTPEGEAFSYQGEHYRLTDSPALPKPVQQPTPPVLIGGRGAKRTPMLAARYAAEFNLPFSPPEVAVRQFERVEAACAEIGRDHKEITRSAALVVCVGRDEAEIARRAGVIGREVDELRENGLAGTPAEVADKLGRWREETGISRVYLQVLDLADLDQVELVAAEVMPHFGG
- a CDS encoding oxidoreductase translates to MRDWTAEDMPDQSGRTFVITGASSGLGLYSAYALAAKGATLLLACRSPERGARAVDQVRTTAPRARVELVRLDLSDLASVRAAAADIRERTDDQLHVLMNNAGVMGPPLGRTADGFETQMGTNHLGHAALTWLLMPALRQTAGARVVTVSSLAHRRTTLRLDDLNYERRRYNAFGAYSESKLANLMFAQELDRRLSAASLDVLSLAAHPGLTDTELGPSGGRARRNKVLEVGITLFNKAFTMRTERGVLPQLYAATAPGVRGGQYYGPASMGETRGGPALAACSPQSQDTSVAAELYALSGELTGIHPDPS
- a CDS encoding DUF4191 domain-containing protein, whose protein sequence is MAPKPPKQDKAAAKEAARERRAASKARRKQIFEAFKMQRREDKWLIPLMVLAVLGGTGVVFGIGWLVGYPWVLLPLGIAVGALLAVSIFGRRVQRNVYSKADGQPGAAAWALDNLRGKWRVTQAVAGTTHLDAVHRVLGRPGVVLVAEGAPHRVKPLLAQEKKRIGRLIGDTPIYDIIIGNDEDAKQVPLRRLQTHLSKLPRNITVAQMDVIEKRLSALASRGAALPKGPMPQGAKMRNVQRTIRRR
- a CDS encoding IS481 family transposase, translating into MHRNARTTIHARQLINTRYQAGWPPARIAEQLGISRTTVHKWIHRYRTEGEAGLADRSSRPHTSPTRTPAELETAVLAARTEHRRGAVHLAGLLGLAAATVGRILRRHHVPALAHLDAVTGLPVRRRHTGIRYQRPHPGDLLHVDVKKLGRIPDGGGWRVHGRSEAVRGRGNGWDYLHVAVDDRSRLAYVEALPDEKGLTCAGFLHRAACWFREHGVTVLRVLTDNAKAYRVDRDWQAVCTALGIRRRFIKPGCPWTNGKAERFNRTLQTEFAYARAWTSNDERVAALPGWVDRYNTQRAHSALAGHPPISVLAG
- the glnA gene encoding type I glutamate--ammonia ligase, whose product is MFKNPDEVLKFIADNGVKFVDVRFCDLPGIMQHFTIPAAAFELETFQEGLAFDGSSVRGFQSIHESDMLLLPDVATARIDPFRIEKTLIINFFVHDPLTLEPYSRDPRNIARKAEQYITESGIADTCFFGPEAEFYLFDSVRFDSAEHASFHEIDSVAGWWNTGTDEEGGNKGYKVKFKGGYFPVSPTDHFADLRDKITLNLIDSGFTVERAHHEVGTGGQTEINYKFNTLLHAADDLQLFKYIVKNTAWANGKTATFMPKPLYGDNGSGMHAHQSLWKDGAPLFHDESGYGGLSDTARHYIGGLLHHAPSLLAFTNPTVNSYHRLVPGYEAPVNLVYSSRNRSACIRIPITGNNPKAKRVEFRCPDSSGNPYLAFSAMLMAGLDGIKNKIEPPAPIDKDLYELPPEEAKNVPQVPGSLGEVLDNLERDHDFLLEGGVFTPDVIDTWISYKRENEIDPIRLRPHPYEFALYYDV
- a CDS encoding TetR/AcrR family transcriptional regulator; the encoded protein is MEYSETTRQALVDSAVELFTRKGYAGTSLDEIAAKARVTKGALYHHFGGKQALFEAAFEAVETDMLARLGKIVARPGNPWDSSLEALRAYLRVCLEPSYQRIVLHEAPVAMGWERWREAEERFSYGLVRAAVTALVDAGEIENAPVEPMARLMFGALTGSATFIANAADPKRAAVEVGECIERMMSGLRLLHKVGTSEPIRVETTSSSRRRRR
- a CDS encoding serine hydrolase translates to MLSRRRLLTAGATAAAASLLLPALPALAAPKADFTTREGWLAWLAANRHRVGLYANTGRTCLAHRADAPQPLASAVKVVHLAAYAESGLNPATKVTVADWERFLLPFTDGGAHPAALRHLGLAADPVTGLAVDQAAEVTLDQLAGVMIYLSDNAATDFLRDRLGEPALRRAALRGGWPAVDTRSKLGDFLYLLLPGEHRPGVPRIPMGELLARRYLREEAFRDRARLLARDPANLPPVDAQLAWARGDVRASASTLASFHRAIATLRFPAAARHHLELPSSTTLPRA